GATAATATACAAGCAGAAAACAAATTCACATTAGTAAACAACTAAACATTGACGTTAGGAGCTCCTGTTATGATGAGGATGGATCAAGGTGCATTTGTGATTGTTACTGGTGTAAGAAAAATAAGGTTATTGACAATAGATCTTTTTCATTACTGGGATACAAACTTGAATTAAGACATTATCAAATTTACATAAGCGGCACGGAGGAAACAACTTGAAAATTgttttctcaaattttattcTTCTACAGAAGGAGAATTCGTCATTTTAAATAAGCGGAATCCTGATCCACTGATAACCTACACACATGTTTATCTTGGTATTTGTAAAACaactttttttatgttttgcttgTCAAATTTTGTCGTAAAAATGGAACCAAATCACTACGGAACTAGTATAAACAGATATTGTATCAATGTTGAGTCTTTTGGAGATATTGTTCTCATACTCATGCAAACAATGCATATTTTGGAGGCTCTACCTTACCTTCTCTAGTTGAtgtttctgtaaaaaaaaatggaaaatatgtaTCAGTTTGTGGAGATATTCACGGCCAAGTGATTAAGCTGAAATATgttatgttctattttttcaaatttttatataaattaatcaaTGTCATGTAATTGCAGTTCTATGATCTTCTACATATTTTTGAGCTTAATGGTCTTCCTTCTGAAGAGAATCAGTATGTATTCAACGGAGATTTTGTAGATGGAAGCTCATTCTCTGTGAAAATAgcattgtttatatttatatgctTATATCCATTATGGAGATATTTTTAGCTATGATGTGTCAAACTTTATGTTCTCAAAACAATCCAGAATCTCAACCTTCTAAAGAGGGTGTACTTTGTTAAATGTTTGTTTGTAAATTGTGTTTTTGAAAActgtatatattttatcttattttgtaGGACTTGAGTGTAATTATTGTGCATTGATCTACAAACTTCTTTTTGAATAAGCAGTagcataagaaaaaaatgatgtcTTATTTGGTGAAAATATAACCAAAAGCATTTTGAATGACAATGATCTAGGTAAGTAGGCAATCTCTTATGTTGATCTCTTTTTGATTTGCTATTAACTTGGAATGTTATTGTAAGATCTCACAAGATTAAAGATGAAGGATATGAGATTTAACATGATGGTAAACTACTCTACCAGTCTTCTAAGATCCTAACTCTTGTGATAATTTATAGCTCAATTTTAATCTTTCCAAACTATTTTATCTCTTCTAGTtctttaatatttcaaaatatttactttCATTTGAGATGATGATATACTCTTCTTGAGATTATAACCCATTCCCACACGCACTcaaaaagttgaaaaaaaaaattatcaataaatATTGATTAGCCCCTATttcaatatcttttattttatttatttttcttcgcAATTTCATCAAATTAACTTTTCTTTGAAGTGAAATGGAAACAAAAGACACTTTACCAATATGAAACAAACAATAAAGTTCAGATCTATAAAAATCAATGGTCAAAAGTAATAATAGCTAGATCTTCATTGTCTCATTAACCAAGACAAAAAGCAAATGGACAACAAAAGATAATAACgtacaaatatataaaacacaacaTGAGACATGCATCTAGTgataaactctaggataaaagAGGAGTCTGATTTTATGTAAATTCTTTGAATatacacaaacaacaacaaaaaagaaaaaacagagtGATGAAGTTTGAATAAGTCAACCAAAGTATAATTAGATCAAACAGTGGccttaaatatgtaaaattggATCAGTAAAAAGTCCATTTCAATGGTCTTAGAACATAGTAGTTGATATAATCATACGCGCCGTCATTCAATTTGGGGAAGTAGTGGCGTTCACGTGCTTACATTTGGTTTACCCTAATCGACTTCCGCGTGTAGAGAAGAGGCGAAAAAGAGTAGAGAATGTTTCAGTTGTGTGATAAACCGACATATAACATTatccttttttttctctgtaAAGTGCAATAGTTTGTTGTCTTGGTGTTGATATGCTCTTTTTACGTTTTAACTTAGatttgtctttttcttcttaaatcACTTGTGTGATTCAGATGTAATTAGTAAGCATTTTGTCTTATGTTGTTGCATCTGTCGTGCTCAGATACAGATCTGTATTCATTATGTTTATAAGCTGATTGTTCTAAAATGCTAGATTCCTTTTCAAACTGAATTTCAAGATTGACCATGAAAATCTGATGAGAAGCTACGTAAACATAACTATATAGTATGATCAGCAAATTTTATTTCCCAAAGTGATTCTAGTTAGGCTCCACAGAGTATATATGTGAGGAGTGGTCTGTTAAGGAAGCCCGGTTAGGGTCGATTAGAAATTTGCCCTTTTCTAAAAAAACGATGGAGATGCGGGGTATCGATCCCCGTACCTCTCGCATGCTAAGCGAGCGCTACATCCCCATTTCATGTCAAGATATTAAAATAGTTTAGTTGGACATAATTTGGTAGAATTTCATGTGATTTTAGCAGTGACAGATCGTATTAGACTTAAAAATCCATAACTGAATCATATAAATTTCTCTTTAATCAAACGCAAACCAACGGTATATATCTCCTCTCTACCAAGAACATGCATAAACCTCCTCCAAGCTTTAGTTAAATGAGATAATGCAAACAAAATGCACATACATATCTTCCTTTGTGGAAAGCTGTCCTCGTAAAGCTTATACATGCACATAGCTCACACAATGAGACGCAATACAAGATAAAAACAGacaattttgaaaaagtttTGACTCAATCTAATCAATAGAATTTCGATCTTATATGGCAAACATGACAAATAATATACAGAGTATATCTGTACAAGTACAAAAAAAACTACTCAACAATCATATGATGATTGACATATAGGAGTCCAAACAAAGACTTAtgcaataaaataacaaaatttaacaTCAATCAACCACTCAAAATGTCGGCACCACttagaaaatgacaaaaatatcaATCTAAATGTCGGCACCATTTAGAAGAAGACATGTATCAAGACACTAAGGAAGCATCTTCTGCTATAAATATTCTACTATCAGTGAAGTGAGGCGGAAATGATTTTTATCTTCTGATATTTTCTCTAAAGTTCTCTAatctttcaaattttaaatttttgattttttaaagaaatatttacttttataatcCTTATATCAAACTTTGTATTTTAATCTAAAATCAATGAATTAAGTTTTAATCATATATTGTttactattttgttttataagtttacaatataacaaaattaCAAACGTTTAAATTACCAATATGAAAATACAAACATGGCAACAGAAGAATCCCTTCTCTACGATTACAAGGCAACCGAACGCTTTGCTTCCCATATCCATGACATCTTTGCAAACCACACAAACCAACCTTCATTGTTGAACATCAAACTGAACAACTGCGAGATCCTTGAAGAAAGATTTGGAAGTTGTTGGATGTAAATACAGCTCCAGCAAACTGTTGTCATGATCACCGACAGTACACAGATCTCTGTATTCcacataaaatatcaaacatcTTCTCAAACCAAGCAGTTAAAGCCAGCTGAGGAGATGGACCACTCTCCTCTAGGGAGGTGTTTAATTAAAACCATACCTTGGCTTCTGACTTAAAAACCTGTTATTTTATCCCGTAGAGAATGAAAGGATTTATTATCCATAACTAGATAATTTTTAAAGTATtcgaacattttttttatagttatcctttcctttttaaaattgtttactTGACTTTAAAAGTATAATGAAAATAAGAATCATCTTGTTAAACCAAATGTTATAATGCAATAATTTTTTCAagtgttttatttttgaaagCATACActtaaaattctttaaaaatgcAATTAATTTGGATCCGATTGAGTTAATTCGTCTATTATTAAAGATCATTAAACACAATTTGGTAAAAAAACTCCACACGCCgcgacgagagagagagagagagagatctcctTAATCGCTCGTCGCCTCTTCATCATCGATCATCATCTCCTCTGTATTCTCTTCCCATCCTCACCGTTCATTCGATGTTGGATTCTGATCATCAGATCTAAGATTTAGGATGTTTATGGATCGAGAGAGAAGGCTCTCTGCTCGCAATGGGTCGATGAGGACTCCTCCTGAATACACCAACGGCAAATTCCGCGACGATAATAACGGCTACGGTGGAGGATTCTTAGATCGATCGGAGAAGAGTCCTTCTAGATCGAACATCCTTCGGATCCTCCTCTCGCCGACGTCGTCCCCTCCTCCTCCGCCTTCCGGTTCCTCCCCGGAACGTGGCTATATCGAGCACCGCGTGTCGAAGTTCGATACTCTCGCCGGCATTGCCATCAAGTACGGCGTCGAGGTACAATTCTAAACCGTCTCTGGCGATGAGAttataggttatttttgcagCTCCAGAATGCTTGATGTTGATTGACATACAACTGTATTTTAAttaagagattaaaaaaaaaggtagaaTTTGAATTTAATGGTAAAAAGgcattttcttttactttttaatttgaatttgaatttgaatttgaatttgaatttgctTTTGATGTTGtggtttttactttttctttttgtgtggTGAAAATTTTATGATTCAGGTTGCAGATGTTAAGAAGATGAATGGGCTTGTGACTGATCTTCAAATGTTTGCTCTCAAGTCTCTTCAGATTCCGTTACCTGGAAGACATCCCCCTTCTCCTTGTTTATCTAATGGCTCCTTGAATCATGGGTACTTTTTTATTCTTGTTAAAAGTTAATTCATTTCTATTTGCAAATTTAAACTTTGGTATGCAATCTAGCTTTAAGTTGTAGTCATGGTTTCTTATTGCAGAGCAGTTTACATTTCCTAAGCCTCTTGTCTCACATTGGTTTGCTAGCTAGCTTTAAGTTGCTGCAGTCATGGATTCTTATTGAAGAGCAGTTTACATTACCTAATCTTTGTTTCATGTCTCACATTGGTTGTGTTGGCCTGAAGCTGCATATTCGTTATCAACTGAACCTCTTCCCCTGGCTCTCAATCATGGAATTTTTATTTGCAGAGACGGATGTTCATGCCACGAACTGGAACCACCAAACCATAGCAACGGCGACGTGTTTGACTCATTCCAATCTCTGAGATTGAAATCTTCTGAAAAGAAAGTTTCTCCAGCCATGAACTCACTCCAAGGTTGCTACGGGCTGAAACCAGCAAACAGAACAGTCTCTGTAGGAGGGTCCTTGGAGATGGGAAACTACAAGTCAGAAAACAACGGTGATAGTCAATACCTCAGACCTTTCCCATCCACAAACACTCCCTTAAACCACCACAGGAAATCAAGAAGCTTAGTCAATGCACTTCTCGAAGAGATCAACCAGTCACCTGATAACACTACCCATCAAGATTCAAGTTCTGATAAGCTTATAAGAGGACGTCGAAAATCTGGAGCCGACTTTTCATCCCGGACTCCAGAACTTCTGTTGAAAGAAGAGAACGGCAGCAGCAATGGAGGGTTCCTATCAATAGCCGGGAAAGGCCTAGCCTTGAGATCAAAAGCCTCAAGCAGAACTAGTCTATCATCAGCAGAATCTGAGACTACTAGTAATTTCAATCCTGTACCAATCAACTTGATGGATGCTCCAGTTTCAGACACCTTCAGCAGTGTAAGAAAGTCATCAAGTGCTTCCAGTCTACAAGATCCAGACGGTAGTAACGGTTCATCTTCACTGTCTCTATGGCCGACTTCTAAATGGAGATTGAAACCTGATTTGCTCACACCTGCGGCTATTACAAGCTCAATCTTTGATGGATTACCAAAGCCTTTAACAGGGAGGAGAAACAAGGCTGCTATGGACTGAGAAAAACAAGGTCAGTTTCTCTGTTATATAACTGTCccattcattttttttggaaactatACAAATCAAAAGCAGAAGAAGCTGTTTTAGGCTTAATGCGAGTAAATAGAAgtaaagagattagagaaaatCTGAAAGAAGGGAGAAAGCTTGTGGTAGTGAATGTAATGattgttctttttttgtaagttatacaaatattttgtaCCGTTGGGTTTCATCTTAGCgtagtcattttttttttcttcttctaaagaTGATGAACGTTGCCCACACAATACTGAATTGTATTTTCATGCATCTATTCAATACAGTATTTGttaaataagaaaaaggctCTTTGGTATGTTTGATGTTGCATCCTTTTTATTCAACCGCAGAACCACATTGAAATTGTTCGTTTATACAGAAATCACCATCTAAATACTGTAAATAGATTTTAGATATGGAAGAAGGAAAATAGGCTTAGAAATATGATCAAGTTAAGAGATTTGaggcaaaaaaacaaaacaaaaagacagCAAAGATTAGCTGATATCTGAAACTTGGGTTGGGTCCCATGATGCATTACAGTGTTATACAATTGGTGTGATGTCATTGTCACGAGGTTCACATCTAGTGATCAACGAAGAACGGAAAAACGTGGGCAGcaaataacaaatataaaacCATACAAACGTTATTTGCGCACTAAATGATTCTTGTAATTTAATAGGTGCGATCATCATTGTTTCTGtagatacatatataatttggaGAAAACCATTTTTAGAAGCTAAACGGTTAATGATTTCACCAATATTAGTGAAGCTGTATAAATATCACACAACAAAGAAATTGTGTAGTTATATTACTACTAACtgtctatatatatagtttataaaaagaacaaaaataatagaAGTGCTTATAATATTTGTGAAGTATAACGAATTCACAAAAGTAACAAACACGGGTTCAAACTCTTTAGCGTGTCCCATGAATAAACCTATTATCGACAATCGTTGGAAGTCCAAATTTCTAAATTTCTCGACGACTAGCTAGCTACAAaaagaaatcttttttttttttctttttttttgtttcaaaaagttaGCAcaagtaaaaaatgaaaaacttaaACAAAGACAGCAGCACATAGCTGGTAAGGAAGCTAAATGAAACCCATTCGCAGCATCAAAAGGAGTTGAACGACCTACGGTTGGAAATATCGGAACTAATGTTGAAGATATGTAACGCTGTCTGTAGAGATGGATTGAGTGGTAGGCCGAAGAAGATAATCTTTTCTGTCCATACCAAGAAGTTTTGCTCTTAGGATT
The window above is part of the Brassica napus cultivar Da-Ae chromosome C3, Da-Ae, whole genome shotgun sequence genome. Proteins encoded here:
- the LOC106384980 gene encoding uncharacterized protein LOC106384980; this encodes MFMDRERRLSARNGSMRTPPEYTNGKFRDDNNGYGGGFLDRSEKSPSRSNILRILLSPTSSPPPPPSGSSPERGYIEHRVSKFDTLAGIAIKYGVEVADVKKMNGLVTDLQMFALKSLQIPLPGRHPPSPCLSNGSLNHGDGCSCHELEPPNHSNGDVFDSFQSLRLKSSEKKVSPAMNSLQGCYGLKPANRTVSVGGSLEMGNYKSENNGDSQYLRPFPSTNTPLNHHRKSRSLVNALLEEINQSPDNTTHQDSSSDKLIRGRRKSGADFSSRTPELLLKEENGSSNGGFLSIAGKGLALRSKASSRTSLSSAESETTSNFNPVPINLMDAPVSDTFSSVRKSSSASSLQDPDGSNGSSSLSLWPTSKWRLKPDLLTPAAITSSIFDGLPKPLTGRRNKAAMD